From the Drosophila sechellia strain sech25 chromosome X, ASM438219v1, whole genome shotgun sequence genome, the window CGAAAATGGTCATCTTGCGCTTGCCATCGAAGAGAACGGTGGCCACCTTCCTGCTGCCCAAAACGGCCAACATGTCGCACTATCCGTCCAGTTCCTTGAAGGTGGCGCCATCGACAATGTCATGGATACTGTGCGTCACAGTGGCCTCCCTCAACTTGAGTAGCTGACACACTTTAACACACACAATCGATAGTTTTGAAATTATCAATTTGCAGGGGCgctaatttcaaataattttgcGCGCCTAATTAATAATAGATTTTGATTTGATCTActttatttaagtttatttgcaATCTTGTTAACATAAGATGCCTTCTTCGCATTCTTCTTGTTGAACTCGAGATTTTACTGGAAGCGTGTGGCCTGCGAGTTTAGGAGCTTGGGTAGATTGGCCCAGGTGAAGTGCGACAGGTACTTCATGCTCCACAGCGAGTCATAGAATCGGGACTTCTTGTGCGTGGATATCTGCCTGTTGGTCAGCAGTGGAACGATCTGTTTGGCCACACGTTTCGACTTGAATTCCACCCAACCCTCGGCGAAGATGATATGAGGAGACTTATCTAAAGTAATTGAGATTTAAGTATATACTGGGTAATCAGTGGGTCTTATATGAATTGCCACTTGGTTCACTTACCTGACAGCTTCTGCGACTGCAGGTAAGCTCTGCCGACGGCGCCGTACTTGCCCAAGATCTCCCGCAGGCGGGCAATGGTCATGTCCTTGGGTATGTTGCATATGTAGATGATGCCCTTCTTGCTTCTCTTCGCGGCAGCCGAGGAACTGCCGGTGTCATTGAGGCTGGCCAGCTCCATTTCATCGTCGGCATCCGAGGGATTTGCCTCAAGGGGTACCACGAGCCCCTCCTGCCCCAAGGCCACGAGAACGGTTGGACGGGTCCACTTGAACTGCGGCAGGTACTTCATGCTCCACAGCGAGTCATAGAATCGGGACTTCTTGCGCGTGGATATCTGCTTGTTGTTAAGCAGTGGAACGATCTGTTTGGCCACACGTTTCGAATTGAATTGCACCCAACCCTCGGTGAAGATGATATCAGGAGACTTACCTAAAGTAATTGAGATTAAAGTATATACTGGGTAATCAGTGGGTCTTATATGAATGCCACTTGGTCCACTCACTTGACAGCTTCTTCGACCGCAGGAAAGCTCTGCCGATGGCGCCGTACTCGCCAAAGATTCGCAACATGCTGGTCACGGCCATGTCTTTGGGTAAGTGGGATATGTAGATGGTGCCCTTCTTGCTTTCCTTAGCGGCAGGCGAGGTACTGCCGCTGGCATTGAAGCTGGCCAGCTCCATTTCTGATTCGTCATCCGAGAGATTTGCCTCCCCATTCGCAGACTCACCTTCCTCTGGCTGCGGATTATCCGAGCGCGTCTCCTCATTCTCAATTTCCTCCACTTCCATAGGAGTGGGCTTGCGATTTGGCTCAGAATTCATTTTTGTTCGTTCTCGTGGGTCAAATAAATTTTGTAGTGCACGCTATAAGGATGACAGTTGACAAGTGATGCCAATCTACGTTTTTATCGAAGAGCTATCGATAAGAAAAGCATATCGCTTAAAAGCACATTGTAACAGACCATTTGATTTGTTCACCTCTATTTTAATGAATAAATCGTGCGTTACAAGAATCTTAACCATTTTTTTCGACCACCATTCCCTTTAAGAATTGAAAAATATCTAATTATTAAGAACGTCTTCAAAAAcgtatttttttaaacaataaacagcTGTATTTGCTGTTTATCAGACCATAGAGCGGTCACCTTTTTCACACTTGTAATTCCGATGGTCGCAATTACTTTTTTACTGCACTTTGACCatttaagtaattaaattaaatagcaTTATTTTCGAACATCTTTTGGCCGTCCTTTAAATTAATGAATGAattctattatatttataaggaTTTATGCCTATGCCCttttcattttggccagaCAAAAGTGCCCGTTTACAAATCGAAAAGTTCTTACAATTTCCAAAACCAGAACATcaatttttccatttcaaattGCAATCGTAAAATTCGCACTAACGCGATTACCGGAGCATGCTGGAATATTTCTTAAAGTGGTATAAAAAGAAGCgtttaaatgttaattaaaaattatttaatttttgtgctGTAAATAAGTGTTAGAAACCCCTAAGTGTgtttatttaagtttatttgcaATCTTGTTAACATAAGATGCCTTCTTCGCATTCTTCTTGTTGAACTCGAGATTTTACTGGAAGCGTGTGGCCTGCGAGTTTAGGAGCTTGGGTAGATTGGCCCAGGTGAAGTGCGACAGGTACTTCATGCTCCACAGCGAGTCATAGAATCGGGACTTCTTGTGCGTGGATATCTGCCTGTTGGTCAGCAGTGGAACGATCTGTTTGGCCACACGTTTCGACTTGAATTCCACCCAACCCTCGGCGAAGATGATATGAGGAGACTTATCTAAAGTAATTGAGATTTAAGTATATACCTGGTAATCAGTGGGTCTTATATAAATTGCCACTTGGTTCACTTACCTGACAGCTTCTGCGACTGCAGGTAAGCTCTGCCGACGGCGCCGTACTTGCCCAAGATCTCCCGCAGGCGGGCAATGGTCATGTCCTTGGGTATGTTGCATATGTAGATGATGCCCTTCTTGCTTCTCTTCGCGGCAGCCGAGGAACTGCCGGTGTCATTGAGGCTGGCCAGCTCCATTTCATCGTCGGCATCCGAGGGATTTGCCTCAAGGGGTACCACGAGCCCCTCCTGCCCCAAGGCCACGAGAACGGTTGGACGGGTCCACTTGAACTGCGGCAGGTACTTCATGCTCCACAGCGAGTCATAGAATCGGGACTTCTTGCGCGTGGATATCTGCTTGTTGTTAAGCAGTGGAACGATCTGTTTGGCCACACGTTTCGAATTGAATTGCACCCAACCCTCGGTGAAGATGATATCAGGAGACTTACCTAAAGTAATTGAGATTAAAGTATATACTGGGTAATCAGTGGGTCTTATATGAATGCCACTTGGTCCACTCACTTGACAGCTTCTTCGACCGCAGGAAAGCTCTGCCGATGGCGCCGTACTCGCCAAAGATTCGCAACATGCTGGTCACGGCCATGTCTTTGGGTAAGTGGGATATGTAGATGGTGCCCTTCTTGCTTTCCTTAGCGGCAGGCGAGGTACTGCCGCTGGCATTGAAGCTGGCCAGCTCCATTTCTGATTCGTCATCCGAGAGATTTGCCTCCCCATTCGCAGACTCACCTTCCTCTGGCTGCGGATTATCCGAGCGCGTCTCCTCATTCTCAATTTCCTCCACTTCCATAGGAGTGGGCTTGCGATTTGGCTCAGAATTCATTTTTGTTCGTTCTCGTGGGTCAAATAAATTTTGTAGTGCACGCTATAAGGATGACAGTTGACAAGTGATGCCAATCTACGATTTTATCGAAGAGCTATCGATAAGAAAAGCATATCGCTTAAAAGCACATTGTAACAGACCATTTGATTTGTTCACCTCTATTTTAATGAATAAATCGTGCGTTACAAGAATCTTAACCATTTTTTTCGACCACCATTCCCTTTAAGAATTGAAAAATATCTAATTATTAAGAACGTCTTCAAAAAcgtatttttttaaacaataaacagcTGTATTTGCTGTTTATCAGACCATAGAGCGGTCACCTTTTTCACACTTGTAATTCCGATGGTCGCAATTACTATTTTACTGCACTTTGACCatttaagtaattaaattaaatagcaTTATTTTCGAACATCTTTTGGCCGTCCTTTAAATTAATGAATGAattctattatatttataaggaTTTATGCCTATGCCCttttcattttggccagaCAAAAGTGCCCGTTTACAAATCGAAAAGTTCTTACAATTTCCAAAACCAGAACATcaatttttccatttcaaattGCAATCGTAAAATTCGCACTAACGCGATTACCGGAGCATGCTGGAATATTTCTTAAAGTGGTATAAAAAGAAGCgtttaaatgttaattaaaaattatttaatttttgtgctGTAAATAAGTGTTAGAAACCCCTAAGTGTgtttatttaagtttatttgcaATCTTGTTAACATAAGATGCCTTCTTCGCGTTCTTCTTGTTGAACTCGAGATTTTACTGGAAGCGTGTGGCCTGCGAGTTTAGGAGCTTGGGTAGATTGGCCCAGGTGAAGTGCGACAGGTACTTCATGCTCCACAGCGAGTCATAGAATCGGGACTTCTTGTGCGTGGATATCTGCCTGTTGGTCAGCAGGGGAACGATCTGTTTGGCCACACGTTTCGACTTGAATTCCACCCAACCCTCGGCGAAGATGATATGAGGAGACTTATCTAAAGTAATTGAGATTTAAGTATATACTGGGTAATCAGTGGGTCTTATATGAATTGCCACTTGGTTCACTTACCTGACAGCTTCTGCGACTGCAGGTAAGCTCTGCCGACGGCGCCGTACTTGCCCAAGATCTCCCGCAGGCGGGCAATGGTCATGTCCTTGGGTATGTTGCATATGTAGATGATGCCCTTCTTGCTTCTCTTCGCGGCAGCCGAGGAACTGCCGGTGTCATTGAGGCTGGCCAGCTCCATTTCATCGTCGGCATCCGAGGGATTTGCCTCAAGGGGTACCACGAGCCCCTCCTGCCCCAAGGCCACGAGAACGGTTGGACGGGTCCACTTGAACTGCGGCAGGTACTTCATGCTCCACAGCGAGTCATAGAATCGGGACTTCTTGCGCGTGGATATCTGCTTGTTGTTAAGCAGTGGAACGATCTGTTTGGCCACACGTTTCGAATTGAATTGCACCCAACCCTCGGTGAAGATGATATCAGGAGACTTACCTAAAGTAATTGAGATTAAAGTATATACTGGGTAATCAGTGGGTCTTATATGAATGCCACTTGGTCCACTCACTTGACAGCTTCTTCGACCGCAGGAAAGCTCTGCCGATGGCGCCGTACTCGCCAAAGATTCGCAACATGCTGGTCACGGCCATGTCTTTGGGTAAGTGGGATATGTAGATGGTGCCCTTCTTGCTTTCCTTAGCGGCAGGCGAGGTACTGCCGCTGGCATTGAAGCTGGCCAGCTCCATTTCTGATTCGTCATCCGAGAGATTTGCCTCCCCATTCGCAGACTCACCTTCCTCTGGCTGCGGATTATCCGAGCGCGTCTCCTCATTCTCAATTTCCTCCACTTCCATAGGAGTGGGCTTGCGATTTGGCTCAGAATTCATTTTTGTTCGTTCTCGTGGGTCAAATAAATTTTGTAGTGCACGCTATAAGGATGACAGTTGACAAGTGATGCCAATCTACGATTTTATCGAAGAGCTATCGATAAGAAAAGCATATCGCTTAAAAGCACATTGTAACAGACCATTTGATTTGTTCACCTCTATTTTAATGAATAAATCGTGCGTTACAAGAATCTTAACCATTTTTTTCGACCACCATTCCCTTTAAGAATTGAAAAATATCTAATTATTAAGAACGTCTTCAAAAAcgtatttttttaaacaataaacagcTGTATTTGCTGTTTATCAGACCATAGAGCGGTCACCTTTTTCACACTTGTAATTCCGATGGTCGCAATTACTATTTTACTGCACTTTGACCatttaagtaattaaattaaatagcaTTATTTTCGAACATCTTTTGGCCGTCCTTTAAATTAATGAATGAattctattatatttataaggaTTTATGCCTATGCCCttttcattttggccagaCAAAAGTGCCCGTTTACAAATCGAAAAGTTCTTACAATTTCCAAAACCAGAACATcaatttttccatttcaaattGCAATCGTAAAATTCGCACTAACGCGATTACCGGAGCATGCTGGAATATTTCTTAAAGTGGTATAAAAAGAAGCgtttaaatgttaattaaaaattatttaatttttgtgctGTAAATAAGTGTTAGAAACCCCTAAGTGTgtttatttaagtttatttgcaATCTTGTTAACATAAGATGCCTTCTTCGCGTTCTTCTTGTTGAACTCGAGATTTTACTGGAAGCGTGTGGCCTGCGAGTTTAGGAGCTTGGGTAGATTGGCCCAGGTGAAGTGCGACAGGTACTTCATGCTCCACAGCGAGTCATAGAATCGGGACTTCTTGTGCGTGGATATCTGCCTGTTGGTCAGCAGGGGAACGATCTGTTTGGCCACACGTTTCGACTTGAATTCCACCCAACCCTCGGCGAAGATGATATGAGGAGACTTATCTAAAGTAATTGAGATTTAAGTATATACCTGGTAATCAGTGGGTCTTATATGAATTGCCACTTGGTTCACTTACCTGACAGCTTCTGCGACTGCAGGTAAGCTCTGCCGACGGCGCCGTACTTGCCCAAGATCTCCCGCAGGCGGGCAATGGTCATGTCCTTGGGTATGTTGCATAT encodes:
- the LOC6618462 gene encoding pre-rRNA-processing protein esf2, with amino-acid sequence MNSEPNRKPTPMEVEEIENEETRSDNPQPEEGESANGEANLSDDESEMELASFNASGSTSPAAKESKKGTIYISHLPKDMAVTSMLRIFGEYGAIGRAFLRSKKLSSKSPDIIFTEGWVQFNSKRVAKQIVPLLNNKQISTRKKSRFYDSLWSMKYLPQFKWTRPTVLVALGQEGLVVPLEANPSDADDEMELASLNDTGSSSAAAKRSKKGIIYICNIPKDMTIARLREILGKYGAVGRAYLQSQKLSDKSPHIIFAEGWVEFKSKRVAKQIVPLLTNRQISTHKKSRFYDSLWSMKYLSHFTWANLPKLLNSQATRFQ
- the LOC116801944 gene encoding pre-rRNA-processing protein esf2-like: MNSEPNRKPTPMEVEEIENEETRSDNPQPEEGESANGEANLSDDESEMELASFNASGSTSPAAKESKKGTIYISHLPKDMAVTSMLRIFGEYGAIGRAFLRSKKLSSKSPDIIFTEGWVQFNSKRVAKQIVPLLNNKQISTRKKSRFYDSLWSMKYLPQFKWTRPTVLVALGQEGLVVPLEANPSDADDEMELASLNDTGSSSAAAKRSKKGIIYICNIPKDMTIARLREILGKYGAVGRAYLQSQKLSDKSPHIIFAEGWVEFKSKRVAKQIVPLLTNRQISTHKKSRFYDSLWSMKYLSHFTWANLPKLLNSQATRFQ